The following are encoded together in the Elusimicrobiaceae bacterium genome:
- a CDS encoding response regulator — MARALIIDDDKAVRDFFRTVLEKLCGLEVAEADTVAAGLKCLSAGLPDILLLDSNLPDGTARDFCFQLKKNAPQALALPKLIISGVRRLERDNFDWQACGVKGYLVKPCSIDELKEAVTKCLEN, encoded by the coding sequence ATGGCACGGGCGCTGATTATTGACGATGACAAAGCTGTGCGCGACTTTTTCCGCACCGTGCTGGAAAAACTGTGCGGGCTTGAAGTGGCGGAAGCCGATACCGTAGCTGCCGGCCTGAAATGCCTGTCCGCCGGCCTGCCGGACATCCTGCTGCTCGACAGCAATCTTCCTGACGGAACCGCCCGTGATTTCTGCTTTCAGCTTAAAAAAAACGCGCCGCAGGCGCTGGCTCTGCCAAAACTGATAATAAGCGGCGTGCGCCGGCTGGAACGGGACAATTTTGACTGGCAGGCCTGCGGAGTGAAAGGTTATCTTGTGAAACCCTGCTCGATAGACGAGCTAAAGGAAGCGGTGACCAAATGTTTGGAAAACTGA
- a CDS encoding tetratricopeptide repeat protein, whose translation MSDNCAGLFLSAFVRSAARRLRAAPVRQAWICLLLGALAFGAMYPVLRADFVYWDETGYIINNPYIREFSWRNLAAIFSKTDLALYTPLSTFSFTFDYALGRLDPGVYHAGNLLLHILNTMLVFFLGGRLGLPGFGAFFMAALFGVHPMHVESVAWVAERKDVLYSFFYLSSLLAYLRFRGSGNAKEYLAAFGLFGLAMLAKPMAVTLPVILMLCDWYSGGQTAVRAGLKNKIPFLAVSILSALSLVAPKLLSASGNTAEIASGLSRTLMAPFFSWMFYIVRLLVPVNLCGMYAVDGNSNWVVFYVVLAEVVIMLGVVPLAVRRKTAPLFGLLFYTITLFPVSQVVKFGPVLVADRYTYLPALGLFFIASHLLCGVLERLSGRMRAAALACALAVLVAFGLAANLRARVWKDSLVFWQDALSKNDISKSVKVNLSNAYIRLGQHGRAKPLLASVLESDPDRATALINYGICVLKAGDIDGSLAVFERARNARPESGDVYANLASAYFAKGDYSAAVANMKEAIRLNPGRNSYNYNMAYYKAKALKEGACPDGTCRADAERYLLEFLKYEPDNKDGRKFLCLHVLTPARARKNPFCRPGEAR comes from the coding sequence GTGTCTGACAATTGCGCCGGCCTGTTTCTTTCCGCATTTGTGCGGAGCGCCGCGCGGAGGCTGCGGGCGGCCCCTGTCCGGCAGGCGTGGATCTGCCTGCTTTTAGGCGCGCTCGCGTTCGGGGCGATGTATCCGGTTTTACGCGCCGATTTCGTGTATTGGGACGAAACCGGATATATCATCAACAACCCCTACATACGGGAATTTTCGTGGCGCAATCTGGCCGCGATATTTTCAAAAACCGATCTGGCTCTCTACACTCCGCTTTCCACTTTTTCCTTCACGTTCGATTACGCGCTGGGCCGGCTCGACCCCGGCGTTTATCACGCCGGCAATCTGCTGCTGCATATCCTTAATACGATGCTGGTGTTTTTTCTGGGCGGCCGGCTGGGCCTGCCGGGGTTCGGCGCGTTTTTCATGGCCGCGCTGTTTGGCGTGCATCCGATGCATGTGGAATCGGTCGCCTGGGTGGCTGAACGCAAGGACGTGCTTTATTCGTTTTTCTATCTTTCGTCGCTGCTGGCGTATCTGCGGTTCAGGGGTTCGGGCAACGCAAAAGAATATCTGGCGGCTTTCGGGCTGTTCGGGCTTGCCATGCTGGCCAAACCCATGGCGGTTACGCTGCCCGTGATACTGATGCTCTGCGACTGGTATTCCGGGGGGCAGACGGCTGTGCGCGCCGGACTGAAAAACAAGATTCCGTTTCTGGCCGTCTCGATCCTGTCGGCGTTGTCGCTTGTGGCGCCGAAACTGCTTTCCGCCTCCGGGAACACGGCGGAGATTGCAAGCGGCCTGTCAAGAACGCTGATGGCTCCGTTCTTTTCATGGATGTTTTACATAGTGCGGCTGCTGGTTCCGGTGAATCTGTGCGGCATGTATGCGGTGGACGGCAACTCCAACTGGGTTGTGTTTTATGTGGTTCTGGCGGAAGTCGTCATTATGCTGGGTGTGGTTCCGCTGGCGGTCAGGCGCAAAACCGCGCCGCTGTTCGGACTGCTGTTTTATACGATAACGCTGTTCCCGGTAAGCCAGGTAGTCAAGTTCGGGCCGGTGCTGGTGGCTGACCGCTACACTTATCTGCCGGCGCTGGGGTTGTTTTTCATAGCTTCGCATCTGTTATGCGGGGTGCTGGAGAGGCTGTCCGGGCGTATGCGCGCGGCGGCGCTGGCGTGCGCGCTGGCCGTGCTCGTGGCATTTGGGCTGGCGGCCAATCTGCGCGCGCGGGTCTGGAAGGATTCGCTCGTGTTCTGGCAGGACGCTTTGTCGAAAAACGACATATCCAAAAGCGTGAAGGTGAACCTCTCCAACGCATATATCCGGCTTGGCCAGCACGGCCGGGCCAAACCGCTGCTGGCCAGTGTGCTGGAGTCTGACCCGGACCGCGCAACCGCTCTTATCAATTACGGGATCTGCGTTTTAAAAGCAGGTGATATTGACGGCAGCCTTGCAGTTTTCGAGCGCGCCCGCAACGCCAGGCCCGAAAGCGGGGATGTCTATGCCAATCTCGCTTCGGCCTATTTCGCCAAAGGCGATTATTCCGCCGCGGTTGCCAACATGAAAGAGGCGATCCGGCTTAATCCAGGCCGTAATTCCTACAATTACAACATGGCGTATTACAAAGCCAAGGCGCTGAAAGAGGGGGCGTGTCCTGACGGAACCTGCCGCGCGGACGCTGAACGCTATCTTCTGGAGTTCCTGAAATACGAGCCGGATAATAAAGACGGCCGGAAGTTTCTGTGCCTGCATGTTCTTACGCCCGCCCGCGCGCGAAAAAATCCGTTCTGCCGGCCCGGCGAAGCCAGATAG
- the rfbF gene encoding glucose-1-phosphate cytidylyltransferase, giving the protein MKTVILAGGYGTRLSEETEARPKPMIGIGGMPVLWHIMKIYSHYGFNEFVICLGYKGYVIKEYFANYFLHRSDVTIDLKDNSFQFHQSSAEPWKITLVETGLHTMTGGRIKRVAPYLGGEPFLLTYGDGVADVDIAGLLQFHRSGKRLATVTAVEPPGRFGALDLQADRVLSFQEKPAGDNSWINGGFFVLEPEVLGYIKDDSTFFEKEPLTALAREGQLGAWKHTGFWHPMDTLRDKTYLNSLAEQGKAPWMLWR; this is encoded by the coding sequence TTGAAAACAGTTATTCTGGCGGGCGGCTACGGCACCCGCCTCAGCGAAGAAACGGAAGCGCGCCCCAAACCGATGATCGGCATCGGCGGGATGCCGGTGCTTTGGCACATCATGAAAATTTATTCGCATTACGGGTTCAATGAATTCGTGATCTGCCTTGGCTACAAAGGCTATGTCATAAAGGAATATTTCGCGAACTATTTTCTGCACCGGTCAGACGTGACGATAGATCTGAAGGACAATTCCTTTCAGTTCCACCAGTCTTCCGCGGAGCCGTGGAAAATAACGCTTGTGGAAACCGGGCTGCATACGATGACCGGCGGGCGCATCAAGCGGGTGGCGCCCTATCTCGGCGGCGAGCCGTTCCTGCTTACTTACGGCGACGGTGTGGCCGATGTGGATATTGCCGGGCTGCTGCAATTTCACCGCTCCGGCAAGCGGCTCGCCACGGTGACGGCGGTGGAGCCGCCGGGCAGGTTCGGCGCGCTTGACCTCCAGGCTGACCGGGTGCTTTCTTTCCAGGAAAAACCCGCCGGCGACAATTCGTGGATAAACGGCGGGTTTTTCGTGCTGGAGCCGGAAGTGCTCGGCTATATAAAAGACGACTCCACCTTTTTCGAAAAAGAACCGCTGACCGCGCTGGCCCGCGAGGGTCAGCTCGGCGCGTGGAAACACACCGGGTTCTGGCATCCGATGGACACATTGCGCGACAAAACCTACCTCAATTCGCTTGCCGAGCAGGGCAAAGCTCCGTGGATGCTATGGCGATAG
- the rfbG gene encoding CDP-glucose 4,6-dehydratase, with protein MAIDKNFWKGRRVLITGNTGFKGAWLTFWLAEMGAEVTGFSLLPPTEPSMFELLGLSGACTYVRGDVRELEPLEKTVAQACPEVIFHMAAQALVLPSYRDPAGTYATNVMGTVNLLEAVRRVPARYTRSVVVVTTDKCYENREQRVNYVETDRLGGYDPYSSSKACAELVAAAYRNSYFNTGDYAAHKTGVATARAGNVIGGGDWAENRILPDCVRALAKGEPVVLRRPLAVRPWQHVLEPLGGYLMLAQKMHSGGAAFSKAYNFGPDAEDSLTVSELVDSFCAAIGGSVREEPDSSALHEAGLLMLDNTLAKSELGWKPVFKPRQAVGLAAQWIRGYLSGGDLREITSAQIGRYNENQTQF; from the coding sequence ATGGCGATAGATAAAAATTTCTGGAAAGGCCGCCGGGTGCTTATAACCGGCAATACCGGCTTTAAAGGCGCGTGGCTGACGTTCTGGCTGGCCGAAATGGGCGCGGAAGTAACCGGGTTTTCGCTGCTGCCGCCCACCGAGCCTTCGATGTTCGAACTGCTCGGTCTGAGCGGGGCCTGCACTTATGTGCGGGGCGACGTGCGCGAGCTGGAGCCGCTTGAAAAAACGGTGGCGCAGGCGTGCCCTGAAGTCATTTTTCATATGGCGGCCCAGGCTCTGGTCCTGCCGTCTTACCGCGACCCGGCTGGCACCTATGCCACGAACGTGATGGGCACGGTAAACCTGCTGGAAGCCGTGCGGCGTGTTCCGGCCCGGTACACGCGTTCGGTTGTCGTCGTCACTACCGACAAGTGTTACGAGAACCGCGAACAGCGCGTAAATTATGTCGAAACCGACCGGCTGGGCGGGTATGATCCCTATTCCTCCAGCAAAGCCTGCGCGGAGCTGGTCGCGGCGGCGTACCGCAATTCCTATTTCAATACCGGCGATTACGCCGCCCATAAAACAGGCGTGGCCACAGCGCGGGCAGGCAATGTTATCGGCGGGGGCGACTGGGCTGAAAACCGTATCCTGCCCGATTGCGTGCGCGCGCTGGCAAAGGGCGAGCCGGTTGTGTTGCGCCGTCCGCTTGCGGTGAGGCCGTGGCAGCATGTGCTGGAGCCGCTGGGCGGATATCTGATGCTCGCGCAAAAAATGCATTCCGGCGGCGCGGCGTTTTCCAAGGCTTATAATTTCGGGCCGGACGCGGAAGACAGCCTGACGGTAAGCGAACTGGTGGACTCGTTCTGCGCGGCGATCGGCGGATCGGTGCGGGAGGAGCCCGATTCCAGCGCGCTGCATGAGGCCGGCCTGCTTATGCTTGACAATACTCTTGCCAAGTCCGAACTCGGCTGGAAGCCGGTGTTTAAACCCCGGCAGGCCGTGGGCCTTGCCGCGCAGTGGATCCGTGGGTACCTGAGCGGGGGGGACCTGCGCGAAATCACGTCAGCACAGATAGGACGCTATAATGAAAACCAAACCCAGTTCTGA